The segment TAGATGAAAAATAAATAATTATATTGTATAATTGATAAGAAAAAAGTTTATACTCGCAATGGAGGGAACAAATGTCGAGAAAAAAAAGTATATCCCCTTATTGGATATTACTTGATTCATTTATAATAATAATATTTATAGGAACAGTTCTTCTTACGCTGCCTATATCCAGCGCTACAGGAGAAAGAGTTCCGGTAATAGACAGTCTCTTTACCACAACATCAGCTGTGGCAGTAACAGGGCTTGTGGTAAATGATGTGAGTACTACTTTCAGCCTGTTTGGTAAAACGGTAATAATAGTTCTAATACAGCTTGGCGGTCTGGGGATAATGACCTTTTCGTCAATAATAGTGCTGCTTATATCTAAGAAAATAAGCTACCGGACAAAGAAAATAGTTCAGGAAGACCTGAATTACAACACTTTATTTGACATACAGAAATATATAAAAAATGTAGTAAAAACAGTTTTATTTATAGAGTTTATCGGAGCATTCTGCCTGTTTTTTACTTTTATAAAAAAGTATAGTTTTTGGAAAGCTGTTTATTATTCTGTGTTTCATTCGGTTTCGGCCTTTTGTAACGCGGGTTTTTCATTATTTTCAGATAATCTGGGCGGATACAGGGGAAATTTCTCTGTAAATATAGTTATCTGTGCTTTGATTGTATTCGGAGGGATCGGATTTGCAGTCCTGAATAATATTCATCTTTATATAAAGAAAAAAATAAAAAGAGACAAGAATAAAATAAGACTCAGTCTTACCACGAAAATGGCAGTGTTAATGTCTGCTGTTTTGATAATAGCAGGTCTTTTGATAACATTTGCCGTAGAGTCACATAATCCGGCTACATTGCAGAGTTTTTCACTGCATGATAAGCTGCTGGCATCTTTATTTCAGAGTGTTACCACGAGAACAGCAGGTTTTCAGACCATGGATCTGGCACATATGAGAATAGCTACTTTAATATCATACATTTTTCTGATGTATATAGGGGCTTCCCCGGGATCAACAGGCGGCGGTATTAAGACTACGACAATAGGTGTTATAATATTAGGTGTTTACAGCACACTGACAAACAGGGAAGACATAGAAATAAAGAGAAAGAAAATAGCATGGGATGTCTTTAACAAGGCGACATCCATAGTTTTTATTTCCTTGACATATATAATCTGCATAGTTTTTTTGCTGAGCCTTTTGGAAAAAGACAAAGGATTTCTGGAACTGGTATTTGAAACAGTGTCAGCTTTCGGGACAGTGGGGTTATCAATGAACATTACGCCAGAACTTGGCAGTGTATCAAAATTGCTGATAGCATTAACCATGTTCATAGGAAGGGTCGGGCCGCTCACAGTAGCAATGGCTTTATCAGAGCACAGCAAGAGAAGAGGAAGTTATAAATATCCCGTGGAGGATGTACAGGTAGGATAAATTTTGGAGGTATAAATGGCTAATTATTTAGTAGTGGGATTAGGAAGATTCGGAAGAAGCGTAGCCAGAACACTGTATGAAAATAATCAGGATGTTCTTGCAATAGATGATGATGAGGAGACAGTCCAGCAGGCTATAGACTCAGATGTGGTGAGTGAGGCAATTGTGCTGGATGCAAGTGATGAAACTGCGATAAAAAACGTTATTAAGGATAATTTTGATGTGGCTTTTGTGTGTATAGGGTCAAATATGCAGGCAAGTATTATGGTTACTCTTCTGCTGAAAGAAGCAGGCATACCAAAAATAATTGCCAAAGCACAAAGCAGGGCTCAGGGAAAGGTGCTTGAAAAAATCGGTGCAGACGAAGTAGTATATCCTGAGGAATTCATGGGAAAACGTACTGCAAATAAAATATTAAGACCAACAATAGTGGAGCATTTTAAGCTTTCTAATAAATATGCAGTAGTAGAGGTTCTTGCACCTAAGAGTTTCAGTGATAAGACTCTGATACAGCTTGACATAAGAAAAAAATACGGAATAAATATAATAGGAATAAAAGATAAAAATAACGAGGTAAATATCTCGCCGGCTCCAGATTCTGTGATAAGAGAAGGAGATACACTTATAGTGGTGGCAGATAATAAAAAATTAAATGAATTAAACAGAATGAAGTAGTTTGGAGGAACAGATGAGAGATTATGATGTTATTGTGGTAGGAGCGGGTCATGCAGGATGTGAAGCATCACTGGCAAGTGCAAGACTTGGAATGAAAACTGCAATATTTACAATAACACTTGATAATATAGGGGTGATGTCATGTAATCCGTCATTGGGCGGACCGGCGAAAAGCCATCTTGTGAAGGAAATAGATGCTTTAGGCGGTGAAATGGCATATAATATGGACAAAAGTTTTATACAGATGCGAATATTGAATACTAA is part of the Sebaldella sp. S0638 genome and harbors:
- a CDS encoding TrkH family potassium uptake protein; the encoded protein is MSRKKSISPYWILLDSFIIIIFIGTVLLTLPISSATGERVPVIDSLFTTTSAVAVTGLVVNDVSTTFSLFGKTVIIVLIQLGGLGIMTFSSIIVLLISKKISYRTKKIVQEDLNYNTLFDIQKYIKNVVKTVLFIEFIGAFCLFFTFIKKYSFWKAVYYSVFHSVSAFCNAGFSLFSDNLGGYRGNFSVNIVICALIVFGGIGFAVLNNIHLYIKKKIKRDKNKIRLSLTTKMAVLMSAVLIIAGLLITFAVESHNPATLQSFSLHDKLLASLFQSVTTRTAGFQTMDLAHMRIATLISYIFLMYIGASPGSTGGGIKTTTIGVIILGVYSTLTNREDIEIKRKKIAWDVFNKATSIVFISLTYIICIVFLLSLLEKDKGFLELVFETVSAFGTVGLSMNITPELGSVSKLLIALTMFIGRVGPLTVAMALSEHSKRRGSYKYPVEDVQVG
- a CDS encoding TrkA family potassium uptake protein; translation: MANYLVVGLGRFGRSVARTLYENNQDVLAIDDDEETVQQAIDSDVVSEAIVLDASDETAIKNVIKDNFDVAFVCIGSNMQASIMVTLLLKEAGIPKIIAKAQSRAQGKVLEKIGADEVVYPEEFMGKRTANKILRPTIVEHFKLSNKYAVVEVLAPKSFSDKTLIQLDIRKKYGINIIGIKDKNNEVNISPAPDSVIREGDTLIVVADNKKLNELNRMK